In Halorubrum sp. PV6, a single window of DNA contains:
- the gatE gene encoding Glu-tRNA(Gln) amidotransferase subunit GatE, whose protein sequence is MSTDATPEYDHEELGLVAGLEIHQQLDTETKLFCDSPTTERDPEEADRSITRRLHPTKSELGELDDAAMEESRVDREFTYLGYDTTCLVEEDDEPPRRVDDEALAVALQIADLLDLSVVDQAHVMRKLVIDGSNTSGFQRSILLGQEGEIETSEGRVSIADLMLEEESAKRVEETDEGVVYSLDRLGVPLVEIGTGPDIRSPEGAREAAERIGMLLRSTGAVKRGLGTIRQDVNVSIADGARVEVKGVQDLQGIEDIVRGEVGRQAELLDIRDELRERDASVGSVSDVTDTFADTESGVIRGALDSGGKVTAVPLFGFDGLVGREIQPDRRLGTEFSDHAKRHGAGGIFHTDELPAYGVTEAEVAALRDAVGAGEDDAVAIVAADPETADLAIEAAAERAETAIEGVPEETRGANDDGTTRYLRPLPGAARMYPETDVPPVEPDPSDVERPELLDEKAERYTEQFGLDAGLAKQVAFGQRFPLFETAVDRGVDPTFAASTLESTTTEIRREGAPVENLTDEQFLALFDLVEDGDLAKEGVPEVLTTLAETPSLSAAEAVEEAGLSGVSEAEVRDAVVEVVERNADQIEAEGMGAFSGLMGEAMGALRGKADGEVVSDVLREEIGKRS, encoded by the coding sequence ATGAGTACGGACGCGACCCCCGAGTACGACCACGAGGAGCTGGGGCTCGTCGCCGGCCTGGAGATCCACCAGCAGCTCGACACGGAGACGAAGCTGTTCTGTGACTCCCCGACGACCGAGCGCGACCCCGAGGAAGCCGACCGTTCGATCACTCGCCGGCTCCACCCGACGAAGAGCGAACTCGGCGAACTCGACGACGCCGCGATGGAGGAGAGCCGCGTCGACCGCGAGTTCACCTACCTCGGCTACGACACCACCTGCCTCGTCGAAGAGGACGACGAGCCGCCCCGTCGCGTCGACGACGAAGCCCTCGCCGTCGCCCTGCAGATCGCCGACCTGCTCGACTTATCCGTGGTCGATCAGGCCCACGTCATGCGCAAGCTCGTCATCGACGGCTCGAACACCTCCGGCTTCCAGCGCTCCATCCTGCTCGGTCAGGAGGGCGAAATCGAGACGAGCGAGGGCCGCGTCTCCATCGCGGACCTCATGCTCGAAGAGGAGTCGGCCAAACGCGTCGAAGAGACCGACGAGGGCGTCGTCTACTCGCTCGACCGGCTCGGCGTGCCGCTCGTCGAAATCGGTACGGGCCCGGACATCCGGAGCCCGGAGGGCGCCCGCGAGGCCGCCGAGCGTATCGGCATGCTGCTCCGCTCGACGGGCGCGGTCAAGCGCGGCCTCGGCACGATCCGACAGGACGTGAACGTCTCCATCGCCGACGGCGCGCGCGTCGAGGTGAAAGGCGTCCAGGACCTCCAAGGCATCGAGGACATCGTCCGCGGCGAGGTCGGCAGACAGGCCGAACTGCTCGACATCCGCGACGAACTCCGCGAGCGCGACGCAAGCGTCGGATCCGTCTCCGACGTGACCGACACCTTCGCCGACACCGAGTCGGGGGTCATCCGCGGCGCGCTCGACTCCGGCGGGAAAGTCACCGCCGTCCCCCTCTTCGGCTTCGACGGCCTCGTCGGCCGCGAAATCCAGCCTGACCGCCGACTGGGGACCGAGTTCTCCGACCACGCGAAGCGCCACGGCGCGGGCGGCATCTTCCACACCGACGAACTCCCGGCCTACGGCGTGACCGAGGCCGAGGTGGCGGCCCTCCGAGACGCGGTCGGTGCCGGCGAGGACGACGCGGTCGCCATCGTGGCCGCCGATCCGGAGACCGCCGACCTCGCCATCGAGGCGGCCGCCGAGCGCGCCGAGACCGCCATCGAGGGCGTCCCCGAAGAGACGCGCGGCGCGAACGACGACGGGACCACGCGCTACCTCCGACCGCTCCCCGGCGCGGCGCGGATGTACCCCGAGACGGACGTGCCGCCGGTCGAGCCCGACCCCTCCGACGTGGAGCGGCCCGAACTCCTCGACGAGAAGGCCGAGCGGTACACCGAGCAGTTCGGGCTCGACGCCGGCCTCGCCAAGCAGGTCGCGTTCGGTCAGCGCTTCCCGCTGTTCGAGACGGCGGTCGACCGCGGCGTCGACCCCACCTTCGCGGCCTCGACGCTGGAGTCGACGACCACGGAGATCCGCAGGGAGGGCGCGCCCGTCGAGAACCTGACCGACGAGCAGTTCCTAGCCCTGTTCGATCTCGTCGAGGACGGCGACCTGGCGAAGGAGGGCGTACCCGAGGTGCTGACGACGCTCGCCGAGACGCCGTCGCTGTCGGCGGCCGAGGCCGTCGAGGAGGCGGGGCTGTCCGGCGTCAGCGAGGCGGAAGTGCGAGACGCCGTCGTCGAGGTCGTCGAGCGCAACGCCGACCAGATCGAAGCCGAGGGGATGGGCGCCTTCTCGGGCCTGATGGGCGAGGCGATGGGCGCGCTCCGCGGGAAAGCGGACGGCGAGGTCGTCTCCGACGTGCTGCGCGAAGAGATCGGCAAGCGGTCGTAA
- a CDS encoding DUF420 domain-containing protein, whose amino-acid sequence MSEWARENVPLLTALLSVAALALVFGAVGGVIPSGILPRASDGVLSALPHLNAVISATAIATILLGWRAISRGNVRRHRAFMLSSFALFVAFLVSYLYRLILVGTVEFPGPEAAYTYLYLPFLAIHILLAIVCIPFVFYALLLAATRPYAELYHTRHAQVGLVGAVLWLISFTMGIGVYLMLYHVF is encoded by the coding sequence ATGTCCGAGTGGGCCCGCGAGAACGTCCCGTTGCTGACCGCGCTGCTGTCCGTCGCCGCGCTGGCGCTCGTGTTCGGCGCCGTCGGCGGCGTCATCCCGAGCGGCATTCTGCCGCGCGCGAGCGACGGCGTCCTCAGTGCGCTTCCGCACCTCAACGCCGTCATCTCCGCGACCGCCATCGCCACCATCCTGCTGGGGTGGCGCGCGATATCGCGGGGGAACGTCCGCCGCCACCGCGCGTTCATGCTGTCGTCGTTCGCGCTGTTCGTCGCGTTCCTCGTCAGTTACCTCTACCGGCTGATCCTCGTCGGGACCGTCGAGTTCCCCGGCCCCGAGGCGGCGTACACCTACCTCTATCTGCCCTTCCTGGCGATCCACATTCTGCTCGCGATCGTCTGTATCCCGTTCGTCTTCTACGCGCTGTTGCTCGCCGCGACGCGCCCGTACGCGGAGTTGTACCACACCCGGCACGCGCAGGTCGGCCTCGTCGGCGCGGTGCTCTGGCTGATCTCCTTTACCATGGGGATCGGCGTGTACCTGATGCTGTACCACGTGTTCTGA
- a CDS encoding halocyanin domain-containing protein: MTSDADETTMSRRGLFRAGAAGAAAATGLAAGAGGAAAQYDGWLSDVDNYDGTHDYTGQDEVTVEVGAGENGLKFGPAAILVDPGTTVVWEWTGAGGNHNVVENNETFNSGDPVGEEGTTFEYTFSDAAEGDTFNYYCTPHKAVGMKGAVAIGSVDDTLVTPGEGGSGGSGGSSDGSGASGGSGDGSDGGDGSSGSGGRVLSAGDIGALALGFGFAGALLIPLFYAAHKRANKE; the protein is encoded by the coding sequence ATGACATCCGACGCCGACGAGACGACGATGAGTCGCCGCGGGCTGTTTCGGGCCGGCGCCGCGGGCGCCGCCGCCGCAACCGGGCTTGCCGCCGGCGCGGGCGGTGCGGCGGCCCAGTACGACGGCTGGCTGAGCGACGTCGACAACTACGACGGCACGCACGACTACACCGGCCAAGACGAGGTCACGGTCGAGGTCGGGGCGGGCGAGAACGGCCTCAAGTTCGGTCCTGCGGCCATTCTCGTCGACCCCGGAACGACGGTCGTCTGGGAGTGGACCGGCGCGGGCGGGAACCACAACGTCGTCGAGAACAACGAGACGTTCAACAGCGGCGACCCGGTCGGCGAGGAGGGGACCACCTTCGAGTACACCTTCAGCGACGCCGCGGAGGGCGACACGTTCAACTACTACTGTACGCCCCACAAGGCGGTCGGAATGAAAGGCGCCGTCGCCATCGGCTCGGTCGACGATACCCTCGTGACGCCCGGCGAGGGCGGGAGCGGTGGCAGCGGCGGGAGCAGCGACGGAAGCGGCGCAAGCGGCGGAAGCGGCGACGGAAGCGACGGCGGCGATGGAAGCAGCGGTTCCGGCGGTCGCGTTCTCAGCGCCGGCGACATCGGGGCGCTCGCGCTCGGGTTCGGGTTCGCCGGCGCGCTGCTGATCCCGCTGTTCTACGCGGCTCACAAGCGCGCTAACAAGGAGTAG
- the purF gene encoding amidophosphoribosyltransferase, producing the protein MHAGGDHTADEPREKCGVVGVSLADREAARPLYYALYALQHRGQESAGIVTHDGFQQHSHVERGLVGDAFDEGDLASLSGGTGIGHVRYPTAGSLDKSCAQPFSVSFKSGSLGLSHNGNLVNADAVREELAAAGHAFTSDGDTEVIAHDLARNLLEEDLVRAVKHTMRRIHGSYSLAITHDDTVLGVRDPLGNRPLCLGKIDGGYVIASESAAIDTLDGELIRDVRPGELVVLDPDGSGYDTYQLVERESTAHCFFEHVYFARPDSVIDENLVYEVRRKLGRKLWEESGVESDVVMPVPDSGRAFASGYADAAGETTAAGEPRPDGEGGIEFAEGLMKNRYVGRTFIMPTQDERERAVRLKLNPIRSTVEGKSVTIIDDSIVRGTTSTQLVDLVREAGAESVHLRIGAPKIVAPCYFGIDMATRDELIAADRSTEAIREEIGADSLSYLSIDAVAAALGESRADLCLGCVTGEYPFDVEGETTDRDIESAGLESTPADD; encoded by the coding sequence ATGCACGCCGGTGGGGACCACACCGCTGACGAGCCGCGAGAGAAGTGCGGCGTCGTCGGCGTTTCGCTCGCTGACCGCGAGGCCGCACGCCCGCTGTACTACGCGCTGTACGCGCTCCAACACCGCGGACAGGAGTCCGCGGGGATCGTCACCCACGACGGGTTCCAACAGCACAGCCACGTCGAGCGTGGACTCGTCGGGGACGCGTTCGACGAGGGGGACTTGGCGTCGCTGTCCGGCGGGACGGGTATCGGTCACGTCCGCTATCCGACCGCCGGGAGTCTCGATAAGAGCTGCGCGCAGCCGTTCTCGGTCTCTTTTAAATCAGGATCGCTCGGTCTCTCGCACAACGGGAACCTCGTCAACGCCGACGCGGTCCGAGAGGAGCTCGCGGCGGCCGGCCACGCGTTCACCTCCGACGGCGACACGGAGGTCATCGCCCACGACCTCGCGCGCAACCTCTTAGAGGAGGACTTGGTTCGCGCCGTCAAACACACCATGCGACGGATCCACGGCTCCTACTCGCTTGCGATCACCCACGACGACACCGTGTTGGGCGTCCGCGACCCGCTCGGGAACCGCCCGCTGTGTCTCGGCAAGATCGACGGCGGCTACGTCATCGCCAGCGAGTCCGCCGCCATCGACACGCTCGACGGGGAGCTAATCAGAGACGTTCGCCCCGGCGAACTCGTCGTGTTGGACCCCGACGGAAGCGGTTACGACACGTATCAGTTGGTCGAGCGCGAGTCGACCGCTCACTGTTTCTTCGAACACGTTTACTTCGCGCGCCCGGACTCCGTGATCGACGAGAACCTGGTCTACGAGGTCCGGCGCAAGCTCGGCCGGAAGCTCTGGGAGGAGTCCGGCGTCGAGTCGGACGTGGTGATGCCCGTCCCCGACTCCGGGCGCGCCTTCGCCTCCGGGTACGCCGACGCGGCCGGCGAGACGACGGCGGCCGGCGAGCCGCGTCCCGACGGTGAGGGCGGCATCGAGTTCGCCGAGGGGCTGATGAAGAACCGCTACGTCGGCCGCACGTTCATCATGCCGACCCAGGACGAGCGCGAGCGCGCCGTCCGGCTGAAGCTCAACCCGATCCGATCGACTGTCGAGGGGAAGTCGGTCACCATCATCGACGACTCGATAGTCCGGGGGACCACCTCGACCCAACTCGTCGATCTGGTCCGCGAGGCCGGCGCCGAGTCGGTCCACCTCCGGATCGGCGCGCCGAAGATCGTCGCGCCCTGTTACTTCGGCATCGACATGGCGACGCGCGACGAACTGATCGCGGCCGACAGGTCCACCGAGGCGATCCGCGAGGAGATCGGCGCGGACTCGCTTTCGTACCTCTCGATCGACGCCGTCGCCGCGGCGCTCGGCGAGAGCCGCGCGGACCTCTGTTTAGGCTGTGTCACCGGTGAGTATCCCTTCGACGTGGAGGGCGAGACGACGGACCGCGACATCGAGAGCGCGGGCCTGGAGTCGACGCCCGCCGACGACTGA
- a CDS encoding DUF5820 family protein, producing the protein MSFEALPDGWRVWNEEPSGRAILVYRPDVFGGDDLPSACLPTIYLTNGARNARPGSGQYATDEWHVVLFLEPEIEAVSETHESREAGATAAVDVAERFAGGEVDYRAAYQVPREAYFERLDEHVGGA; encoded by the coding sequence ATGAGCTTCGAGGCGCTGCCGGACGGTTGGCGGGTGTGGAACGAGGAGCCGAGCGGGCGGGCGATCCTCGTGTACCGCCCGGACGTCTTCGGCGGCGACGACCTCCCGTCCGCGTGTCTGCCGACCATCTACCTGACGAACGGCGCGCGCAACGCCCGCCCCGGATCGGGACAGTACGCGACCGACGAGTGGCACGTCGTCCTCTTCTTAGAGCCCGAGATCGAGGCCGTCTCGGAGACTCACGAGAGCCGCGAGGCCGGCGCGACCGCCGCCGTCGACGTCGCGGAGCGGTTCGCGGGCGGCGAGGTCGACTACCGGGCCGCGTATCAGGTGCCGCGAGAGGCGTATTTCGAGCGGCTCGACGAACACGTCGGCGGCGCGTGA